Sequence from the Pungitius pungitius unplaced genomic scaffold, fPunPun2.1 scaffold_131, whole genome shotgun sequence genome:
CAGTAGCATCACCTGACTGacctaacgttagcttgaaGCTCACAGAGAACCACCATCACGTAGAAGACGAGCATCATGACGTTCATCACAGCCAACTGGAACCCGCTGGGGGAAGCTTTCTATCGGTCAGTTTCACTCTGGTTCATCGGTTAGAGAACGTTAGCTTTGCAGCTAACACCCGCTGCTAGGTTAGCGTTAAATGTTAGCTTGCTAGTAGCCTGTTTGTTTACTATGTATTAACATCAGCATTACTATGAATATTCCTCATGACGAAGACTTTCTATCAGAACTCGCGTTCTGTCTGCTTTACAAGGTTCTTTAAATCTCACGTTTTAACGGACTCTGGCGGACACATCAGACCAACACGAGCTGAAATATTGTGTGTGCAGAAAGAGTGAGCTGTATGAGATGTGCTGGAACCTAAGAGAAGGACTCCGAGACTGTCTGGTGGCTGCAGCTCCATATGGAGGTCCAATAGGTAGGAAGACACTCCACACGCGCTGTGTAGCACAGGTATGGGTTATCATATCAGAAGTGAGCTTATTGCACAGTGATCATAAGGTCCTCATGTCCCTCAGCTCTCCTCAGAGAACCTCTCAGACGGTCTCCTAGTTCTCGTCCTCAGCTTGAGATTTATTCTGCATCTGGAGTCTCCATTGCCAGCTTCCCggtaaatatacacacacactaaccgaTCACGTCATTTATTAGGAGCAAAACTGATCATTCGGATTCTGTAAATTATTAAGTCTTTTGGGGCTTTATCCTCAAAGGTagaatcatcattattattattattattattattacacaagCTATAATGAGTTCTTGTAGCTCTCTTAAAAAGGAGCTGATCAGTACTAGCAGGTTAATAAGTTGTCTCTATCCGTGTCTGtgttcccgtctctctctctctcagtggaaGAGTGGTCCAGTGGTCCACTTGGGTTGGACGGTCAGTGATGAGCTGTTGTGTATTCAGGAGGATGGATCGGTTCTGATCTACGATCTGTTTGGATCTTTCAAGAGACACTTCAGTATGGGACAGGTCAGGCTCTTCACTAAGCTCCTCAATATGGGATCCGTCAGTCTGCATCAGTTGATGTATCTACTGCTGGTTCTTAACAGGAAGTGGTCCAGAGTCAGGTTTTGGAAGCCAAAGTGTTCCACTCTCCGTATGGAACAGGGGTTGCCATAGTAACTGGCTCCTCGCGCTTCATCTTGGCAACCAACATTGATGACCTGAAGCTCAGAAGGTTACCTGAAGTCCCTGGTAGGTAGCACCTGGTAGACCTTAGTTCTTACTCCGGGTTATGGTGTTGAATCCTGCTTGTCTGTCTGCAGGTCTGCAAGGGAAACCCACCTGCTGGGTCGTCCTCAACCAGGACAGACAGACTAAAGTCCTCCTGTCCACCGGATCAGAATTGTACATCCTGGACAACACGTCCTGTACTGCGGTGGTGAGACCATTAACTGTCTGTTTTTCTTGCAGGTCCTCCATGTCTGAGTCCACATGAAATTGTTCTTTAGCTGCACAGGTACACGAGTTGAAAGACAGGGTACCAACTTCacctgtctttttttgtctttagagTCCTCCAGGTCTTGGTCCTCAGGCCAGCAGTATTGTCCACATGTCTGTGTCTTTCAGCTATAAATACCTGGCTCTCTTAACTGACTCTGGTCACCTGTGGACAGGCCTCTCCCATCTTCAGGTAAGCTGCTCCTCAGCCCCACTTGCTGAGGGGGCAGGGTCTGTGAGAAGGATGATTGACATGTGATTCTGATCCTGCAGGACAAAATGAGTGAAGTTGACACTGAAAAGACGACCCCTCCCAAACAGATGGTCTGGTGTGTTTTACCTTTTACCTAATGTTGTTATCCGTCTTTCCACTTCTATCTATCCACCCTTCTCattacctgtctgtctacctgtAGCTTTCTGTCTATTTATGTCACGGTCTACAATTTGCCTGTCTTATTAATCTCCTTACCTGTCCAGGTGTCGCAGACCAAAGAGTCAGCAGCCGTCTGTAGTGTTGATGTGGGACAGACTGCTCATGGTTGTCGGAGTCTGTCAGGACACCATCCAGTATCTTTTTAAGCCACTTCAGACAGTAACCACCAACCAACTGGGTTCAACTGGTGCTTCAAGCTACATTTAGGGTTCTCCTTGGACTATTTAAGTTTAACCCTCTACTGTTGAAGGAGACTTCCTTTTTGGGGAAGGGGATTCAAGGGGATGTTTAAACCTTGAATCTTGGCCTCAGATTCCCAACAGAGGACCAGTGTGTTTTGGTCGGAGAAATGGACGGAGTTCGCATTATCAGCTCAACCAATCAGGAGCTGCTTCAGGAGGTTCCTCTGGTGTGTCAGGAAATCTTCAAAATCGCTTCCATGGCTCCCGGTGCTCTTCTGCTGGAGGCCCACAGGGAGTACGAGGTAGGAAGCAGTTTGTCGCACTGAAGAACAAAGTCTGTCTCGCAGCAGGTTTTTTCTCATGAAGCcgatctgttttatttttgtgtagaaGTCGAGTCAGAAGGCTGATGAGTACCTGAGAGAGATCAAAGAGCAACGAATGCTTGCAGAAGCAGTTTGCCAATGCATCGAGGCAGCAGGACACGAATACGACCCAAATACGCAGAAATCCTTGATGAGGGTGAGAAACCAACTGCTTCTGTTCAAATTGACCCTAACGGCTACTGACGGAGATGTATACTGCTCCTCGATGCTATGCCTTCCATGTTTACTCCTCAAACCTCTTCCATCAGTCaaactttgtttagttattgttACATGTCCATCATAACTAGCCCGCCGCTAGATGGCCGCTCATGGCTGATACTAAACGTCCCAGAAGGCACTGGTGTAGCGAGTTATCCTGATATTTATGTGTCACTCGCTCAAAGATGAACCGCACCTCCCTtggagagttacaatagtcactTTTCTATCTCATGGGTCCATCCGGGGAAATTGGTGGAAATgtcttaaaaaaacatgttttgtcgTCCATAAAAATACTGTTATGGGTGTTATTTCCAAGTAGGCCTGtcatggaagattttctcatgcaatctTCAGTTCtaaagtctcttgtgaatccgttgtaatttctgtttttatttcttgcaaaGAAGTCGTCTGCAACAGCTATACGTCCACAGGCAGCTCTTAATGTTTGGGAGCAACACCGATACGTTTATCCACTGACGAGGGTTGACACTGTGGGTTTGTTACCCTAAAGGGACCGAGACAGGCAACAAGCTTCCAGACCTGAAGGCCAACTCGAGGCAGTACATCTGTTTGATTAGATTTGGGGCCTCCAGGCAGCAAGTTATGTACAGACCAATgacatcaaagaggagaggtgctctgAGATTCTGCCCAAATAGTTGACACACAGCTGGTGTCGTGGAACTAGCTTTCAAcattaatgtaataaaacattctggcatcattatattttaccATCACAGTCCACTAACTGCTCATGAAGTGCGATGCATTGAGTGGGTCGGTCTGACAGTAACTCATGtgccacttccccccccccccccccccctttctgtctGATTACATTGTGTCACAGGAGACGTTTTGCGTATCAAACACAAGGAGACCTTCTTGCATTGTGTCTCATTCACCATGAGTTGTTCTTACATTTGCGGATGTCCATCAGGAGACGGCCTGTCTTCTCACATTGTCTTGCATCCTTCAGGCCGCATCCTTCGGCAAGTGTTTCCTGACGGACTTCAGTCCGGATCAGTTTGTGTCGACCTGCAGAGAACTCCGAGTGCTGAATGCCGTGAGAGAGAGCAGTGTGGGGCTGCCCCTCACTCACACGCAGTATCCTGGCAAATACATTGTACTGTTTCTATGTGTCTCAATCTCCAACAATTAGAGCTTCGTGAAGGATGTCACCTGATGTTTCACTGCATGTCAGCTGTTAATCTTTCTGTGTAACTGGTGACGAGCTCCTTGACATCTGACCTCAGATTCAAACAGATGACTCTCCAGGTGCTGATTGATAGGTGAATCGGCTCATCAATCTCCTCTGTTTTTGACTTTCTCTCTGGAGCTGTCTGATAACGtgcccttttctctctgtctgcctcccAGGTTGGTTTATCGACAGTTTTATCCATTGGCGATAGAAATGTGTCGTTACCTGAAGATTCCAGATTATCAAGGAGTCAGCAGAGTCCTTAAACACTGGGCTTCATGCAAGGTAACCTGTTAACCTAGGTACAAATGTCGGGCTACAGTAACGTTCTTGGCTACTACACCTCACCTGTGTGACGGGGTGGTCGGTGTGCTCAGGTGCAGCAGAAGGACCTATCAGACGAGGCCATCGCCCGGGCGATGTGCGCTAAGGTGGGAGACTCACCTGGGGTTTCTTATTCAGACATCGCAGCCAAAGCGTACGAATGTGGACGCACTGAACTCGCCATCAAGGTAACTAGATATCATTCGTTAACGCTTCATCCAAAGTGACTCTCAATGAGTCTAAGAAGCTTCAGACCTAGAACAACACTAATAAAGAGAGTAAAGCCAAACAACTAAAGGTTTTAAGTAGGTGTGTTTCTAGTTTGCGTTCAGTCATCCCTGTTGTATGTTCACAAACCGTATACCTGTGTGTTACCTGGATCCATGCACATATACTGACCGTAGTTCTTTTGGACTCCCAGTTGTTGGACTTTGAAGCTAGGTCTGGAGAGCAGGTCCCTCTGCTGTtaaagatgaagaggagtcaGTTGGCTCTAAGTAAAGCCGTGGAGAGCGGAGACACAGATCTAGGTGAGTGTCTGCTAGCCCCACCTGTCCGTCAGGTAGATGATGTCGCACTGATTTCTCGTGTTCCCAGTTTACACAGTGGTGACGTACCTGAAGAACGAGATGAACAGAGGAGACTTCTTCATGACACTTAGGAACCAACCGGTCGCTTTGAGCCTCTACAGACAGGTACTGTTCATGCACCACATGAAAACAAGTCTTTTTCAGGGCTTCTAGTTCTGTCAGTGTTTCTCATGCACTTACTTGACAGTTCAACCCCTAGTGGACTGATTAGGAACAGCAGCTACCTTTACAGAAATGCGatttatgtctttctgtaattcttacACAATTAGTTGGGCTGTAAGTTTGACACCCCTAACCCTAAAATATAACCGTctaacttttgttttaaaaaagctCAATTTAACAGGAACCacattatttgttgtttttttactgcaagTATTACGAAGGCAAATGACGTCAAACAAAAAGTGACCGATCCCGGCTGCCAAGATGAAAAGTTTTAAAACCTTTGTGGAAAGTGTGCTATTGTTGTGCAGGTAGatcttaataaaataaacaacttgTTTTATTATGAGTGTTGGTTTTAACTGGATATTGAGCAACAGTTAATGTTTCTGTTATTTAGCACTTCACATTGAACCGAAGAGGTAATGAAAGCCACCCTGACAAGGATACAAGGTTCATCGCTTCTTGCAGATTTCATTTAGATTTGGAGTAGCCTCGGGTCCGTCTGCACCAGCCCCCTTGGAGAAGGTGCTGTAGACCCAGACTGCTGGAGAGCCTCTTAGGACACGCTAATCTCCCCTCTCCTTCGATAAGAATTCCCATCTCATTGATGCACTAACCCTCTCCTCATGGTTCTATCTGCACCCTGCCGTGGCCCtggtgacacctgctgctgttaattCCATTAGTTAGCCGAATGCTCCTGCCCTATTGATCCAGTTCTCTTCATCAATCTGTAGTTATtatgttttctgtattttcagttcTGTAAACTGCAGGAACAAGAAACTCTGAAGGACCTTTATAACCAGGACGATGACCACAAGGAACTAGCCAACTACTACGTTACTGCCAGTTACAGAGAAAAGGTACAAACTGATGTGGATGTGAGTTTCAGTGGGTTGAAGTGAGTCCAAGCCTTTATCCATAGACCTTCAttctgtgtgtgcagaggtTAGAGAGCCGTCTGTCTCTACTGCAGAGCGCTGTGGATGAATACAACAAAGCCAAGAATGAGTTCTCTGCAAAGGTAAAACttgtatattattataatataagcTTGAAATTCCCTGCATACTCAACTTTGACTCTAGTTTTAATGGTAAAGAgtaattcatcttttttcagGCCACAGAGGAAGAAATGCGTCTCTTACGTTTCCAACGTAAACTCGATGATGAGaaaggggcggggctactgGAACTGTCTCTACAGGTACATGAAGGGGTGGAGCCTCTTGGCTTGTGTGGCGTTTGGTCATCAGGGAATTTCAGCTTTCATACTGGATTGAAGTTGTCAAGAAAAGACCCAACATCTTTTTataaccactattccttgaccttTGTGGAAAAGGTCACGGGGTCAAACGAAAGATGGTTATGGGAGTTAGtgaggagttaggaaaggaCGAGGCGGTGTTTAGGGATTGACTCCACTTCCACTGAGCTGCTTagttgtgatggaggagacgcaTGTTGGTGACATAGAAGCctctgagatgccttcatgCAATGTGACTCATCCAGACAACCAGCTTAAAGACTTTATTAACATCCATGAGTCATGCTAACGGTTACTCATGTGATCTGTGTTTCTACGTCATGATCGTAAATTCTCGGACCAATGAGAGGTTGGGGAGGGAtttgtgtgcagcagcaggttaCATAGACGTATGGTATTAAatacagtgtgttagtggtttatttAGTGAAATAGAAGTGTGTGGAGTAGAATAGGTGTCAAATTGAAATAGTGGTGCATTGGTTGTTGAATTAAGACGTGGTTCTTTGTAACGGTTCAAACCTACGAGGATGAAGCCTGAGGGGATTTGTTGAACAGTATTTTAGCAGTAATGTGTTTCTGGATCATTCTGCAGTAAGGTGGTGAAGAGGGTGGTCCGGGTCAggtcctcctctccaccacctgTGCAGGTTGCTGCACTGTCCACAACAGACTGGTAGAACATCTCCAACATCTTGCTGCACACGTTAAAGGTTCAAAGTTCTCTCGAGTAAAAGTGGGCTCAGCGTTGATGTTCCCGTTCAGTCTGTTGATGAAGTGTTAATTttgattgttgtttttgatttagtctttagacgaaaatgcattttagtttttagtcacatttaatagccattttaaactcatttcttcccttctcagacCCAGGaaccccctgtgttgtgtctacagctgcatactagtctagcttacagtacttaggttgtccattagatatccctcctaggacaGGTCTatagcagggagggggggggcacaatgggccaggaacaaatggatgttggtgtgttctgatataaatgacatgtgaaaaatcattacatgaaaggatttggcttttaacaagtagatAAGCGTCTATTTGGTTTAAagctccgccgacttcatgagaaccaggaacCTAAACACAACACTTCAAAAGTCAGTGCGTGAGGCTTCAGAACCCTGCAGTATGTTTATTATTTAGATGTGTTTGGAGAAGACTTCTGTAACGGACTGTTCATCCAGCCGAGGAAACGCTGGCACCAGGTCCACATGAACATCTGGGCTGGCCAACCAGCCCCCAGCTGTtgaacgggtcttcatctctatgcacatCGGTCACCGttagctaaaccaaggaagtgcacaagaaccaccgccccccccacagtgaccgatcggtctgggtccgtggatgatgtcatcatgacacttGACCTCCGTACTTTGCTGTGTCTGTTAGGTACACGCGAATTTAGGGTGAAAAAATAGTGACtttgtcaccaccaacattttggTCTCGTTTCTCAGTGAGAAACCTTCCTGAGcacatttgatcatttgaatcCAGCATAAGTCTTTGCGTTTACTTCTTAATTGGAGCAAATGATAGCAGCCAGAATATGGCAAGAGCCTttgttgtgatgtcacttcctgtttgtgtagGCTACCATGGAGGCTCTGTTGGCTTTAGGACTCTACAAACAAGCAGAGCAACTGTACAGGGACTTCAGAGTACCTGACAAAAGGTAAGACACCTTTTTAGCCTTGTGAAGCCACAACCCATAATCCACAATGTTACGTTGCTATGGTGATGAAATGATGCAtgttaaagatatttattctgGTTAATTAAAAAGCTCTAAAATGCAGAATTATCTTCTGTTTGACCTTGTATTCTCTACCTGCCTGTctcgcactgtgtgtgtggacctgccGGTGCGTCACCTCTGCAGGTATTGGTGGTTAAAACTCAAGTCCCTggcagagaaggaggagtgggACGAGTTGGAGAAGTTCTCAAAGAGCAAGAAGTCCCCTATTGGCTACCTGGTGAGCCTCACTCACTTCAGCATTGTTGACCTTTTCAATAAAAAGATGGTGCCACATTTTCCAGCATTTTTAGCACTGACTCTTGTTTAGGCGTTTGTTGAAGTTTGCATGAAGAGTAACAACAAGTACGAAGCCAAGAAGTATGTTTCCAAGGTCACACCTGAGCAGAGGGTCAAAGCTCACCTGGCCATTAGGTAAGATTCAAAGCACCATGGGCCGCACGCACGTGAGACCCGACTTCTCCGATAACTCTTCTTCTCGTCCAATCAGTGATCTCGACGGTGCAGCAGACGCCGCCATCGAGAGGAAGAATGACTCTGAGATTGCGGCGGTCCTCTCAAGATGTTCCGCCGCCGACCGCCTGTTGATTGACAAGTTGAACCGAGCCCGAGCGTCCACTGTCAAAAAGTGATCTTCCTTTCAGAGGAGATGAACAGGCAGTTGATGGTCTGCTGCCACGTAGTGATCCATAAATAAGAAACCAGTTTCTTCATGTCTGATCATGTTATTGAACAAGAATGTTGTTCTTTGTTTCTGTCTGACCTCTGAATCCCCCTCTCCTGAtcctattttttttcatttatcatTTGTAGCTGCCTTCTTATTTTGTACTGCTGCGGTTTCAAATGTACCAACCAGCGGAATGTTTTTTTGAGAAGTTACAAGCAATATGTCacaaaatgaactgaatgaatATACATGTTTAAATTCTGGTTCTACTTCACTATAAAAtctaatttaattattttttcagtttaatttattttcaacaaaaactTCTCTGGGGCTTTAAGTCTAAATTTATTATGCGTTTAGTCACACTAAATCAGGTTTAACATGTACCTTATCAGTAATCGATAATAAAATTTGATTATAGGTcatcggagtttttttttctttttgttactgaGGTACTTCCGGGTTGTGGGCGGAGCTGTTGTCAGCCGATCGGCTCGAGACAAGTAACTTAAAACAACTCTTTGATCCTTTTAGGAAGTTTTACTGCTTGGAATACTTAACGTCACGTCCTTATCAGGTAAGTGTCCGTTTGTCCTTCTGTGTACTCAAAGTGAACAATGTTAAAGTAAACGTTGCCCTAAAGTAGTACATGTGTTTAAAAGGATCTGTGGTCTGACGGTTCTTTGAGCTAAACAGTGAAACGTGAGGAAACGCGTCACGTGTATCAAAGTCTAGTTACGGTGGCGTGGTGGTATAGAACGTCCGCacgtggcggccatcttggtacagtcagctcgctcacccatatTGTTAGTTGtacatgtactttaaataataacGTTCCAACCAATTGTTTAACGGCTTGGTTTGTTATAACGTCAGATATGTAGTAATGCATACTCATTAATAATCTGTTTAATGTAATTTTTGTATGAAAATGGTCCATGGTTATAATTAAGAAGTGTGCAGTGTGATGAATACATCTCTGTACAGGGAGGGGAATGCAGCATTTcttgatgtatatttgtaaagaGAAATCATGTTCCTATTTTAGAACATTATTCTGTTTGAATAATAATTCATAGTATGTATGCattgtcataactacatctgtcgtttataacaaaccaaaaatTGAccaagttatggttatttaaaaagtacatggatcactaccaacacaatatTGTGGGCGAGCTATCTggaccaagatggccgccatgtgcggacgtaCGACTCCGTTGGCCGGAAACGCGGACGAGACCTCTAGCCTTTAAACACATGCGCAAACACGCACGCAATCCCGAGTCATCTAGGGTTTGTGCCGAATGTTACAGAACAAATTTCAGCAGTGCCAATGAGCAAGGCAGCAACAAAGGCTCCGGGAGAGAGAAATTAAAACTTTAAACCAGGATAAAGTAAAGTATCATTAAGTACTACGTGCTAGTACTTCTAGCTGTACAATATGCAGTAGTGATTGTCCACATGGAGCATTCTAACTTCATTCATAACATGTCATATGTATTGTCCTGTGGTGTACATTTTACTATTGTAACTTGTAtagttgtgttgtgtattttacGATTACAAGTGGTGTACATTTTACGTGCAAAACcactataaatatattttccagcAATTATTTCACTTTCTGGGATTTCCAATTTCAATGTTTTGAGGCGACTACCCCTCTGTGATTGATCCAGACCTGCGGGTGAGATGGCATCTGTAAAAGTGGAGTGCGTTGTGAAGGAGAGCGCTTTGATTGGTGAAGGGCCAGTGTGGGAGGAGTCAGAGCAGACGTTAATGTTTGTTGACATTGCTGGGCAGAAGATCCACAGATGGAGTCCATCAACCAATCAAATCCAGTCTTTGGAAACAGGTCTGCAAATTAGAAAGttccacatttaaagaaaacaaaaccggGCTGTTTTACACCTCTTGTCTGTCCTCAGGTGGGACAGTGGGCTTTGTGGTTCCACGCAGGTCCGGTGGTTACGTTGCAGGTGTGGGCCGCAGCATCGTCGCTGTTGATTGGTCCACACAGATGATGACATCTTTGGTGGCAGTTGACGAAGACAGAACAAACAACCGGCTGAACGACGGAAAGGTCGATCCAATTGGACGCCTGCTGGCAGGTGAGTCAGGTCACCTGTAGACTTGTCAGCCTACCTGTCTCGTGTTACCATATTGCCAtggtaacagtgtgtgtgtgtgtgtgtcgtctcaGGTACGATGGGGAAGGAGGAGCAACCCGCTGTGGTTCAGAGACAACAAGGGTCCTTATTCTCTGTAAACTCTGACCTCAGCGTGACCAAACACCTCAGCCAGGTGGGTCTACAGCAGCTAAAAGACACCTGTAGCTGTCTGTCCCTTTGTGCTTGTCCGTCCCTGTGTCAGCCCGTCTCTCTTTACCTGTCTCACTTTTACTTGTCTGTTTCAGCTGGACATATCTAACGGGATGGACTGGTCTTTGGACCAGAAGACGTTTTTCTACATCGACAGTTTGTCTCTGACAGTCGACGCCTTTGACTATGACAAAAACAGCGGAGAAATTGGTATTATTGTAGTTATACAGTAGTAGCAGTGTACCCTGGCACATATGTATTTATACTTCAGGACATGTGTACCTATACTGTAGCACGTGTGTACGTTaagaagtatttatttatttctccatCACCTAGGTAACCGCCGCGTGGTGTATCGTATGGAAAAAGGGGAGGGGCTCCCTGATGGGATGACAGTCGATTCTGATGGTTGTCTCTGGGTGGCCTGTTACAATGGAGGAAGAGTCATCAAAATCGACCCTGTTACTGGTAGATTCTACTGGTTGTACTGTTACAACAGAGAAAGAGTCTGGCTCTACTGGTTAGGGTTTGTGTGATGGTTGACCCTTTATAAACACTTTACCCGTGTTCTTTCAGGTGTGAGGCTTCAGACGGTCTCTCTACCAGTGACGAAGACAACATCGTGTTGTTTTGGCGGTCCAGACTACTCTGACCTTTACGTGACCTCAGCCTGTCTGGGCCTCGACCAATCTGGGAGAAGACAACAGCCACTGGCTGGAAGCACCTTCAGGGTGAGACTCACCTGTACCACTGCCCTAGCTCTATCACGACTCACCTTTACCATTGACTGACCCGTACCAACACTCACCCGTATTATTTACTCACCTGTAACACTGACTTATCACACACTCACCGTTCTACCACTCACCCGTATCACCCGTACCACCGACTCACCCGTACCACCGACTCTCTTGTATCACTCACTTACCCGTACCCTCGACTTATGTGTTCCACTGTCTCACCTGTACTATAGACTCACCCGCACCAACAACACACCTGTACAACCAActtatctttgtttttcacaggTGACTGGACTGAGCGTCAAAGGTCAGCCGTCGAATGCTTTCTCTGGATGATCACCTGTCACTGGGCACATTTTTTTGTAGGAAGTGATTAATGAATTATTCTTAAtaactatttacatttaatataatGTTGGTTTCTGTAATGTATTTGCAGCATTTTATGAAGGCAGATAAAATGTATGagtcaggaaaaaaaataatttgtaaaaaTACCACAGAGCTTTGGACAAATGTCTATCTTATAACCTTTACTCTActattttgtctttgttaaatTAGTTTTGCTCACTAGTCTCAGCTTCTTTTGTTTGGTAATTCAATGTTAATAGAGCAACAAGACCAGATACGATTGTTGGAGTTCTTTGTGCTAATAATTAATCAAGTTTATTCGAAGCATCTTAATGTTGGTTAAATGTATTATAAGCTCAATAGTTGTCTATTTTAAGCAAGTTATTTGTTTATGTCaaacaagcatttttttttttatcgctgTTTAGTATCATCTTCATATTAAACTCAACAGATGTCTTTATTTTCATCCCATTATTAATTATCTCGATAATAGATGTTGCTTTTTTATTCACAATAATTATGTTAATATCAAGCTCaatagttgtttttatttgaatcatATTA
This genomic interval carries:
- the rgn gene encoding regucalcin, with translation MASVKVECVVKESALIGEGPVWEESEQTLMFVDIAGQKIHRWSPSTNQIQSLETGGTVGFVVPRRSGGYVAGVGRSIVAVDWSTQMMTSLVAVDEDRTNNRLNDGKVDPIGRLLAGTMGKEEQPAVVQRQQGSLFSVNSDLSVTKHLSQLDISNGMDWSLDQKTFFYIDSLSLTVDAFDYDKNSGEIGNRRVVYRMEKGEGLPDGMTVDSDGCLWVACYNGGRVIKIDPVTGVRLQTVSLPVTKTTSCCFGGPDYSDLYVTSACLGLDQSGRRQQPLAGSTFRVTGLSVKGQPSNAFSG
- the vps16 gene encoding vacuolar protein sorting-associated protein 16 homolog — protein: MTFITANWNPLGEAFYRKSELYEMCWNLREGLRDCLVAAAPYGGPIALLREPLRRSPSSRPQLEIYSASGVSIASFPWKSGPVVHLGWTVSDELLCIQEDGSVLIYDLFGSFKRHFSMGQEVVQSQVLEAKVFHSPYGTGVAIVTGSSRFILATNIDDLKLRRLPEVPGLQGKPTCWVVLNQDRQTKVLLSTGSELYILDNTSCTAVSPPGLGPQASSIVHMSVSFSYKYLALLTDSGHLWTGLSHLQDKMSEVDTEKTTPPKQMVWCRRPKSQQPSVVLMWDRLLMVVGVCQDTIQFPTEDQCVLVGEMDGVRIISSTNQELLQEVPLVCQEIFKIASMAPGALLLEAHREYEKSSQKADEYLREIKEQRMLAEAVCQCIEAAGHEYDPNTQKSLMRAASFGKCFLTDFSPDQFVSTCRELRVLNAVRESSVGLPLTHTQFKQMTLQVLIDRLVYRQFYPLAIEMCRYLKIPDYQGVSRVLKHWASCKVQQKDLSDEAIARAMCAKVGDSPGVSYSDIAAKAYECGRTELAIKLLDFEARSGEQVPLLLKMKRSQLALSKAVESGDTDLVYTVVTYLKNEMNRGDFFMTLRNQPVALSLYRQFCKLQEQETLKDLYNQDDDHKELANYYVTASYREKRLESRLSLLQSAVDEYNKAKNEFSAKATEEEMRLLRFQRKLDDEKGAGLLELSLQATMEALLALGLYKQAEQLYRDFRVPDKRYWWLKLKSLAEKEEWDELEKFSKSKKSPIGYLAFVEVCMKSNNKYEAKKYVSKVTPEQRVKAHLAISDLDGAADAAIERKNDSEIAAVLSRCSAADRLLIDKLNRARASTVKK